A portion of the Salmo trutta chromosome 1, fSalTru1.1, whole genome shotgun sequence genome contains these proteins:
- the LOC115167984 gene encoding uncharacterized protein LOC115167984 isoform X1: MADVPQSFLELLVTVLYLLSGVSGETLSMFSRVGDDVSLPCNNVVYPNCSSTTWIYNSVGSTVTVEEVVLGKIKVDQTERADRLSLGSDCSLHVSDVRAEDAGVYICRQFLTETEPQHGADAPVHLSVLTRSTASTARPDFSTTSPSSAGSPPLNQSPIPSLVLSVSQTLILTMGVVVAVGAAVCVVAAVIIARRRRTKAQMTADDSISQPADRMTYSSIDHFNQNPHHRVDVQDEDTVTYSSVIP; the protein is encoded by the exons atggCTGACGTCCCTCAATCATTTTTGGAATTGCTTGTGACTGTTTTGTACCTACTATCAG GTGTCAGTGGAGAAACTCTCTCTATGTTCTCCAGAGTGGGAGATGATGTCAGTCTGCCGTGTAACAATGTGGTTTATCCAAACTGTTCCTCAACTACATGGATCTATAACAGTGTTGGATCTACTGTTACTGTTGAAGAGGTCGTATTGGGGAAGATCAAAgttgaccagacagagagagcagacagactgAGTTTAGGGTCTGACTGTTCTCTACATGTTAGTGATGTCAGAGCTGAGGATGCTGGAGTCTACATCTGTCGACAGTTCCTTACAGAGACTGAACCACAACATGGAGCTGATGCCCCTGTTCATCTGTCTGTTCTAACCA GGAGTACAGCCTCTACTGCAAGACCAGACTTCTCAACCACCTCCCCATCTTCTGCTG GTTCTCCCCCACTAAATCAATCCCCCAtcccctctctggtcctctcagTTTCTCAGACCCTCATTCTCACTATGGGAGTAGTAGTGGCTGTGGGAGCAGCTGTGTGTGTCGTTGCTGCTGTCATCATAGCACGCAGAAGGAGAACAA AAGCTCAAATGACAGCTGATGACAGCATT AGTCAACCTGCTGACAGAATGACCTATTCCTCCATTGACCACTTCAATCAAAATCCCCATCATAGAGTTGAT GTCCAGGATGAAGATACAGTGACCTATTCCTCTGTTAtaccctga
- the LOC115167984 gene encoding uncharacterized protein LOC115167984 isoform X2, translating into MADVPQSFLELLVTVLYLLSGVSGETLSMFSRVGDDVSLPCNNVVYPNCSSTTWIYNSVGSTVTVEEVVLGKIKVDQTERADRLSLGSDCSLHVSDVRAEDAGVYICRQFLTETEPQHGADAPVHLSVLTRSTASTARPDFSTTSPSSAVSQTLILTMGVVVAVGAAVCVVAAVIIARRRRTKAQMTADDSISQPADRMTYSSIDHFNQNPHHRVDVQDEDTVTYSSVIP; encoded by the exons atggCTGACGTCCCTCAATCATTTTTGGAATTGCTTGTGACTGTTTTGTACCTACTATCAG GTGTCAGTGGAGAAACTCTCTCTATGTTCTCCAGAGTGGGAGATGATGTCAGTCTGCCGTGTAACAATGTGGTTTATCCAAACTGTTCCTCAACTACATGGATCTATAACAGTGTTGGATCTACTGTTACTGTTGAAGAGGTCGTATTGGGGAAGATCAAAgttgaccagacagagagagcagacagactgAGTTTAGGGTCTGACTGTTCTCTACATGTTAGTGATGTCAGAGCTGAGGATGCTGGAGTCTACATCTGTCGACAGTTCCTTACAGAGACTGAACCACAACATGGAGCTGATGCCCCTGTTCATCTGTCTGTTCTAACCA GGAGTACAGCCTCTACTGCAAGACCAGACTTCTCAACCACCTCCCCATCTTCTGCTG TTTCTCAGACCCTCATTCTCACTATGGGAGTAGTAGTGGCTGTGGGAGCAGCTGTGTGTGTCGTTGCTGCTGTCATCATAGCACGCAGAAGGAGAACAA AAGCTCAAATGACAGCTGATGACAGCATT AGTCAACCTGCTGACAGAATGACCTATTCCTCCATTGACCACTTCAATCAAAATCCCCATCATAGAGTTGAT GTCCAGGATGAAGATACAGTGACCTATTCCTCTGTTAtaccctga
- the LOC115167797 gene encoding mediator of DNA damage checkpoint protein 1, giving the protein MRTSINLLAISPMPPSSTSIKIPRRVLMESRHKERQRTLLTPAPSTPLSPNLREPRHKERQRTLLTPAPSTTLSPNLRESRHKERQRTLLTPAPSTPLSPNLRESRHKERQRTLLTPAPSTPLSPNLRESRHKERQRTLLTPAPSTPLSPNLREPRHKERQRTLLTPAPSTPLSPNLRESRHKERQRTLLTPAPSTPLSPNLRESRHKERQRTLLTPAPSTTLSPNLRESRHKERQRTLLTPAPSTTLSPNLRESRHKERQRTLLTPAPSTPLSPNLRESRHKERQRTLLTPAPSTPLSPNLRESRHKERQRTLLTPAPSTPLSPNLRESRHKERQRTLLTPAPSTPLSPNLRESRHKERQRTLLNPAPSTPLSPNLRESRHKERQRTLLTPAPSTPLSPNLRESRHKERQRTLLTPAPSTTLSPNLRESRHKERQRTLLTPAPSTPLSPNLRESRHKERQRTLLTPAPSTPLSPNLRESRHKERQRTLLTPVPSTPLSPNLCCLTFI; this is encoded by the exons ATGAGGACAAG CATCAACCTGCTGGCAATATCACCTATGCCTCCATCCTCCACTTCAATCAAAATCCCCCGCAGAGTGTTGAT GGAGTCAAGAcataaggagagacagagaacccTGCTGACCCCAGCTCCCTCTACTCCACTGTCACCAAACCTCAGGGAGCCAAGAcataaggagagacagagaacccTGCTGACCCCAGCTCCCTCTACTACACTGTCACCTAACCTCAGGGAGTCAAGAcataaggagagacagagaacccTGCTGACCCCAGCTCCCTCTACTCCACTGTCACCTAACCTCAGGGAGTCAAGAcataaggagagacagagaactcTGCTGACCCCAGCTCCCTCTACTCCACTGTCACCAAACCTCAGGGAGTCAAGAcataaggagagacagagaactcTGCTGACCCCAGCTCCCTCTACTCCACTGTCACCAAACCTCAGGGAGCCAAGAcataaggagagacagagaacccTGCTGACCCCAGCTCCCTCTACTCCACTGTCACCTAACCTCAGGGAGTCAAGAcataaggagagacagagaacccTGCTGACCCCAGCTCCCTCTACTCCACTGTCACCTAACCTCAGGGAGTCAAGAcataaggagagacagagaacccTGCTGACCCCAGCTCCCTCTACTACACTGTCACCAAACCTCAGGGAGTCAAGAcataaggagagacagagaacccTGCTGACCCCAGCTCCCTCTACTACACTGTCACCTAACCTCAGGGAGTCAAGAcataaggagagacagagaacccTGCTGACCCCAGCTCCCTCTACTCCACTGTCACCAAACCTCAGGGAGTCAAGAcataaggagagacagagaacccTGCTGACCCCAGCTCCCTCTACTCCACTGTCACCTAACCTCAGGGAGTCAAGAcataaggagagacagagaacccTGCTGACCCCAGCTCCCTCTACTCCACTGTCACCTAACCTCAGGGAGTCAAGAcataaggagagacagagaactcTGCTGACCCCAGCTCCCTCTACTCCACTGTCACCAAACCTCAGGGAGTCAAGAcataaggagagacagagaacccTGCTGAACCCAGCTCCCTCTACTCCACTGTCACCAAACCTCAGGGAGTCAAGAcataaggagagacagagaacccTGCTGACCCCCGCTCCCTCTACTCCACTGTCACCTAACCTCAGGGAGTCAAGAcataaggagagacagagaacccTGCTGACCCCAGCTCCCTCTACTACACTGTCACCAAACCTCAGGGAGTCAAGAcataaggagagacagagaacccTGCTGACCCCAGCTCCCTCTACTCCACTGTCACCTAACCTCAGGGAGTCAAGAcataaggagagacagagaacccTGCTGACCCCAGCTCCCTCTACTCCACTGTCACCAAACCTCAGGGAGTCAAGAcataaggagagacagagaacccTGCTGACCCCAGTTCCCTCTACTCCACTGTCACCTAACCTCtgttgtttaacctttatttaa